A window from Drosophila yakuba strain Tai18E2 chromosome 3L, Prin_Dyak_Tai18E2_2.1, whole genome shotgun sequence encodes these proteins:
- the LOC6533335 gene encoding large proline-rich protein BAG6 isoform X2 — protein MLINLKVKTLDARTHEFSIDNELTIRQFKDQIAEKTNIAAENQRIIYQGRVLADDKQVKEYDVDGKVLHVAERPPFSQRGANARNNDEPMRTFRNVARPPPPGMRTSPYFRALDGMLVGTMAIPVNNGPVAGTRPPPNRYPNSSSFCINRITVALHMIDCADNIAAYLENPAVGLNNQSLDILQRGRWSMESTVVEVGVSSTDLPRNNNIIDMVQDAVTAALSRTGARNYTVVQLPTVYTNENGETSQQRTGEAGTSEGAASGAASNASGETTAATVIIEDVIETDDEAADGASDRSVTPTPEPEAEGAVGGQPATAAETPTSSAGSANDAAAEGGNNSGPRRRTRPQVLAQVIQHYRGVQARLAPFVDRYYEILQNDPTFEESDTAGRENAQRIFDRVSEAFHYLSHAQHAISDLMLDLSQPGPRVLTCRPILVEQSGYIRSNNIFTPNFLAPASGLLNEPFRNRAPGTASAAGTQTPNTAGTPTAVAPPQAANLQAATDASRSAAAMAEIASRAAGAAAEMAAGAASAAAAAARDLSSDQVEDPVDEPMVAPNAAGAATPAQQQQRLEMDHDQDQDQSETPERENRPVPRLRVYVPVTLPPRNTQMEMARIIQAMVNGQRPNDVHVEFNAPNVMSINLPVHVMTTVRQAPAPGSNETAEPSASESSPESTPATATAESPNAASTSSGTRSGDQRANTLPTTSTQTRSTSRPQIQIGGNNNWGGRIAPTHTAFDRFLPCNSHHIREPEQLLQNNNTNRSTSTAPAGGATVLSPTAAAVTRPVTTGRIQRGSNTFRPMWSSRRQRPASEQLNSLRPAAWAQAQTQTTHVQAAHVGAGSTNGAGVGAGAGAGRVRPTGGSPINRDRLAARTAHVGGGSTNGGLPSGRRGRLQAATSRLSRQFPTLLANFLLNNLRNNAPTASVGSAVAAEGGSAASSSSGAAAPIAATTPAGPPQTVVPTSTPTPAGGDSNNLRSQLRSFLNDSLFVGVPINEQTIPGAIGRALDWFAESLVYLPQYERPEYNSRDSVCNILRVSLRLIIELCNGAPGGGDGAQFEQSLKQLCDQFRKRLYSVLFLCLGSANAELYWRQLMRLLCTPMRSNFRNEALQFLCIYIDPTIPAQTDTADAQQFLVLRSVQATPPTAADEPFVAPPPFALNPQQQQPQEQSLDTDVEMAEVAASSSSSSSSPAADLPVVIVGSEPWHMSFPNDWLPVITRDLQTQSEQSRPQPPFSDAYISGMSAKRRKIIQSEKPTASVECLIANGVQRAIQSAGLGGTSGSASSSSISMDTVIGSIAHDSTVQAAYTDAVRNSLKERIKQDADFKSSKYPQIAKFAEQK, from the exons ATGCTCATAAACCTTAAGGTGAAGACCTTAGATGCGCGCACCCACGAATTCAGCATCGACAATGAG CTCACCATCCGCCAGTTCAAGGACCAAATAGCCGAGAAGACGAACATTGCGGCGGAGAACCAGCGTATCATCTACCAGGGTCGCGTTCTGGCCGATGATAAGCAGGTGAAGGAATACG ATGTGGATGGCAAGGTGCTCCATGTGGCGGAACGACCACCGTTCTCGCAGCGCGGTGCCAACGCCCGGAACAATGATGAACCCATGCGCACCTTCCGCAATGTGGCACGTCCTCCGCCGCCGGGAATGCGCACCTCTCCGTATTTCCGCGCCCTCGACGGCATGCTGGTGGGCACCATGGCCATACCCGTTAACAATGGTCCAGTTGCAGGG ACTCGCCCTCCACCAAATCGTTATCCCAACTCCTCGTCCTTCTGCATTAACCGCATCACTGTGGCCCTGCACATGATCGATTGCGCCGACAATATAGCAGCCTATCTGGAAAATCCAGCCGTTGGTCTCAACAATCAATCGCTGGACATCCTGCAGCGTGGTCGCTGGTCCATGGAGTCCACTGTCGTGGAAGTGGGTGTTTCTTCGACGGATCTGCCGCGCAACAATAACATCATCGATATGGTCCAAGATGCTGTGACCGCCGCTCTCTCGCGTACTGGCGCCCGCAACTATACGGTGGTGCAGCTGCCCACAGTTTATACCAACGAGAATGGCGAGACCAGCCAGCAGAGGACTGGCGAAGCTGGAACCAGCGAAGGAGCAGCCAGCGGAGCTGCAAGCAATGCTAGTGGTGAAACCACAGCGGCCACTGTGATTATCGAGGATGTTATCGAAACGGACGACGAAGCTGCCGATGGAGCATCGGATCGTTCCGTCACGCCAACACCAGAGCCGGAAGCGGAGGGAGCAGTTGGTGGCCAACCGGCCACTGCAGCAGAGACTCCCACATCCTCGGCTGGATCAGCAAATGACGCGGCTGCAGAAGGAGGCAACAACTCGGGCCCCAGGCGCCGCACTCGTCCGCAGGTGTTGGCCCAAGTGATTCAGCACTATCGTGGCGTACAGGCTCGCTTGGCGCCTTTTGTAGATCGGTACTATGAGATTCTCCAGAATGATCCCACTTTCGAGGAGAGT gACACCGCTGGACGCGAGAACGCGCAGCGAATTTTTGATCGCGTTTCGGAGGCCTTCCACTACCTTTCGCATGCCCAGCACGCTATATCCGATTTAATGCTTGACCTGTCGCAGCCAGGACCACGTGTGCTCACCTGCCGACCCATTCTTGTCGAGCAGAGCGGCTACATACGCTCCAATAACATTTTCACGCCCAACTTTTTGGCACCGGCCTCGGGTCTCCTCAACGAGCCTTTCCGTAATAGAGCACCTGGTACTGCCTCTGCAGCTGGAACGCAAACGCCCAACACCGCAGGCACTCCAACTGCTGTGGCACCCCCGCAGGCTGCCAATTTGCAGGCGGCCACCGATGCCAGCCGCAGTGCAGCGGCCATGGCGGAGATCGCCAGTCGAGCTGCTGGAGCCGCTGCGGAAATGGCGGCTGGAGCTGCGAGTGcggctgccgccgctgctcgCGATTTGTCCAGCGATCAAGTGGAGGATCCCGTCGACGAACCTATGGTGGCGCCAAATGCTGCAGGTGCCGCAACACCtgcacaacagcagcagcgtcTAGAAATGG ATCACGATCAAGATCAAGATCAAAGCGAAACTCCCGAACGAGAAAACCGACCAGTGCCTAGGCTGCGTGTCTATGTGCCAGTGACCCTGCCACCGCGCA ATAcccaaatggaaatggctcGCATTATTCAGGCAATGGTCAATGGTCAGCGGCCGAACGATGTTCATGTGGAATTCAATGCCCCCAACGTCATGTCGATTAACCTGCCGGTGCATGTGATGACGACAGTGCGACAGGCTCCGGCACCTGGATCAAACGAAACAGCAGAACCTTCTGCGTCCGAATCCTCCCCTGAAAGTACGCCTGCAACGGCCACTGCAGAGTCTCCAAATGCAGCTTCAACATCAAGTGGAACACGCAGTGGCGATCAGAGGGCCAATACCTTGCCCACCACGTCCACGCAAACGCGTTCGACATCTAGGCCACAGATTCAGAttggcggcaacaacaactgggGCGGACGCATTGCTCCCACACACACGGCATTCGACCGCTTCCTGCCTTGCAACAGTCATCACATTCGGGAACCCGAGCAGCTGCTCCAAAACAACAATACCAATCGCAGCACCTCTACAGCACCAGCAGGAGGAGCCACCGTTCTGTCGCCGACAGCCGCTGCCGTAACTCGTCCTG TCACCACTGGTCGCATCCAGCGCGGCAGTAACACGTTCCGCCCAATGTGGTCGTCGCGTCGCCAGCGACCAGCCAGCGAGCAACTAAACAGCCTGCGACCGGCAGCCTGGGCGCAGGCGCAGACCCAAACCACTCATGTTCAAGCTGCCCACGTTGGTGCTGGCAGCACCAATGGGGCCGGAGTCGGAGCCGGGGCCGGAGCCGGAAGAGTGCGGCCCACGGGAGGATCGCCCATCAATCGCGATCGGCTGGCGGCTCGAACGGCCCACGTTGGCGGTGGCAGCACCAACGGAGGCTTGCCCTCTGGCCGGCGGGGGCGACTACAGGCCGCCACCAGTCGCCTGTCACGACAATTTCCCACCCTACTCGCTAATTTTTTGCTTAATAATCTGAGAAATAATGCGCCAACAGCTTCGGTAGGCAGCGCAGTCGCCGCCGAGGGAGGTTCGGCcgcctcatcatcatcaggagCAGCTGCCCCAATTGCTGCTACCACACCAGCTGGCCCACCGCAAACTGTTGTGCCGACATCCACACCCACTCCTGCCGGCGGAGATTCGAACAACCTGCGTTCGCAGCTGCGCAGCTTCCTCAACGACAGCCTCTTTGTCGGCGTGCCCATCAACGAGCAGACCATCCCAGGGGCCATTGGTCGCGCACTTGACTGGTTCGCAGAGAGCCTGGTTTACCTGCCGCAGTACGAGCGGCCGGAATACAACTCCCGCGACTCGGTGTGCAACATCCTGCGTGTCAGCCTGCGTCTGATTATCGAGCTTTGTAATGGAGCTCCGGGCGGCGGTGATGGTGCTCAGTTCGAGCAAAGTCTCAAACAGCTCTGTGACCAGTTCCGCAAGCGCCTCTACAGCGTTCTCTTCTTGTGTCTTGGAAGCGCGAACGCGGAGCTCTACTGGCGCCAGCTAATGCGCCTGCTTTGCACACCAATGCGATCCA ACTTCCGCAACGAAGCACTGCAGTTCTTGTGCATCTACATAGACCCCACGATTCCTGCCCAGACTGACACAGCAGATGCCCAACAGTTCCTGGTCCTGCGCAGCGTTCAAGCAACTCCTCCAACCGCTGCCGACGAA CCATTCGTGGCGCCGCCGCCTTTTGCTCTCAacccacagcagcagcagccgcaagAGCAATCTCTGGATACGGATGTTGAGATGGCTGAAGTggccgccagcagcagcagcagcagcagttcaCCGGCAGCCGACCTACCCGTAGTGATTGTGGGCTCAGAGCCCTGGCACATGAGTTTCCCCAATGACTGGTTGCCAGTGATAACGCGCGACCTACAGACCCAGTCAGAG CAGAGTCGTCCTCAGCCGCCGTTCTCGGATGCCTACATCTCGGGCATGTCCGCCAAGCGGCGGAAGATAATTCAGTCGGAAAAGCCGACGGCCAGCGTGGAGTGTCTCATTGCGAACGGAGTGCAGAGGGCTATCCAAAGCGCCGGTTTGGGTGGAACCAGTGGTAGCGCCTCAAGTTCGTCGATCAGTATGGATACCGTAATCGGTTCCATTGCTCACGACTCCACCGTTCAGGCTGCCTACACTGATGCGGTGCGGAATAGTTTAAAAGAGCGTATCAAGCAGGATGCGGATTTCAAGTCCAGCAAGTATCCACAGATCGCCAAGTTCGCCGAGCAAAAGTAG
- the LOC6533335 gene encoding large proline-rich protein BAG6 isoform X6 has product MLINLKVKTLDARTHEFSIDNELTIRQFKDQIAEKTNIAAENQRIIYQGRVLADDKQVKEYDVDGKVLHVAERPPFSQRGANARNNDEPMRTFRNVARPPPPGMRTSPYFRALDGMLVGTMAIPVNNGPVAGTRPPPNRYPNSSSFCINRITVALHMIDCADNIAAYLENPAVGLNNQSLDILQRGRWSMESTVVEVGVSSTDLPRNNNIIDMVQDAVTAALSRTGARNYTVVQLPTVYTNENGETSQQRTGEAGTSEGAASGAASNASGETTAATVIIEDVIETDDEAADGASDRSVTPTPEPEAEGAVGGQPATAAETPTSSAGSANDAAAEGGNNSGPRRRTRPQVLAQVIQHYRGVQARLAPFVDRYYEILQNDPTFEESDTAGRENAQRIFDRVSEAFHYLSHAQHAISDLMLDLSQPGPRVLTCRPILVEQSGYIRSNNIFTPNFLAPASGLLNEPFRNRAPGTASAAGTQTPNTAGTPTAVAPPQAANLQAATDASRSAAAMAEIASRAAGAAAEMAAGAASAAAAAARDLSSDQVEDPVDEPMVAPNAAGAATPAQQQQRLEMDHDQDQDQSETPERENRPVPRLRVYVPVTLPPRNTQMEMARIIQAMVNGQRPNDVHVEFNAPNVMSINLPVHVMTTVRQAPAPGSNETAEPSASESSPESTPATATAESPNAASTSSGTRSGDQRANTLPTTSTQTRSTSRPQIQIGGNNNWGGRIAPTHTAFDRFLPCNSHHIREPEQLLQNNNTNRSTSTAPAGGATVLSPTAAAVTRPVTTGRIQRGSNTFRPMWSSRRQRPASEQLNSLRPAAWAQAQTQTTHVQAAHVGAGSTNGAGVGAGAGAGRVRPTGGSPINRDRLAARTAHVGGGSTNGGLPSGRRGRLQAATSRLSRQFPTLLANFLLNNLRNNAPTASVGSAVAAEGGSAASSSSGAAAPIAATTPAGPPQTVVPTSTPTPAGGDSNNLRSQLRSFLNDSLFVGVPINEQTIPGAIGRALDWFAESLVYLPQYERPEYNSRDSVCNILRVSLRLIIELCNGAPGGGDGAQFEQSLKQLCDQFRKRLYSVLFLCLGSANAELYWRQLMRLLCTPMRSNFRNEALQFLCIYIDPTIPAQTDTADAQQFLVLRSVQATPPTAADEQQPQEQSLDTDVEMAEVAASSSSSSSSPAADLPVVIVGSEPWHMSFPNDWLPVITRDLQTQSEQSRPQPPFSDAYISGMSAKRRKIIQSEKPTASVECLIANGVQRAIQSAGLGGTSGSASSSSISMDTVIGSIAHDSTVQAAYTDAVRNSLKERIKQDADFKSSKYPQIAKFAEQK; this is encoded by the exons ATGCTCATAAACCTTAAGGTGAAGACCTTAGATGCGCGCACCCACGAATTCAGCATCGACAATGAG CTCACCATCCGCCAGTTCAAGGACCAAATAGCCGAGAAGACGAACATTGCGGCGGAGAACCAGCGTATCATCTACCAGGGTCGCGTTCTGGCCGATGATAAGCAGGTGAAGGAATACG ATGTGGATGGCAAGGTGCTCCATGTGGCGGAACGACCACCGTTCTCGCAGCGCGGTGCCAACGCCCGGAACAATGATGAACCCATGCGCACCTTCCGCAATGTGGCACGTCCTCCGCCGCCGGGAATGCGCACCTCTCCGTATTTCCGCGCCCTCGACGGCATGCTGGTGGGCACCATGGCCATACCCGTTAACAATGGTCCAGTTGCAGGG ACTCGCCCTCCACCAAATCGTTATCCCAACTCCTCGTCCTTCTGCATTAACCGCATCACTGTGGCCCTGCACATGATCGATTGCGCCGACAATATAGCAGCCTATCTGGAAAATCCAGCCGTTGGTCTCAACAATCAATCGCTGGACATCCTGCAGCGTGGTCGCTGGTCCATGGAGTCCACTGTCGTGGAAGTGGGTGTTTCTTCGACGGATCTGCCGCGCAACAATAACATCATCGATATGGTCCAAGATGCTGTGACCGCCGCTCTCTCGCGTACTGGCGCCCGCAACTATACGGTGGTGCAGCTGCCCACAGTTTATACCAACGAGAATGGCGAGACCAGCCAGCAGAGGACTGGCGAAGCTGGAACCAGCGAAGGAGCAGCCAGCGGAGCTGCAAGCAATGCTAGTGGTGAAACCACAGCGGCCACTGTGATTATCGAGGATGTTATCGAAACGGACGACGAAGCTGCCGATGGAGCATCGGATCGTTCCGTCACGCCAACACCAGAGCCGGAAGCGGAGGGAGCAGTTGGTGGCCAACCGGCCACTGCAGCAGAGACTCCCACATCCTCGGCTGGATCAGCAAATGACGCGGCTGCAGAAGGAGGCAACAACTCGGGCCCCAGGCGCCGCACTCGTCCGCAGGTGTTGGCCCAAGTGATTCAGCACTATCGTGGCGTACAGGCTCGCTTGGCGCCTTTTGTAGATCGGTACTATGAGATTCTCCAGAATGATCCCACTTTCGAGGAGAGT gACACCGCTGGACGCGAGAACGCGCAGCGAATTTTTGATCGCGTTTCGGAGGCCTTCCACTACCTTTCGCATGCCCAGCACGCTATATCCGATTTAATGCTTGACCTGTCGCAGCCAGGACCACGTGTGCTCACCTGCCGACCCATTCTTGTCGAGCAGAGCGGCTACATACGCTCCAATAACATTTTCACGCCCAACTTTTTGGCACCGGCCTCGGGTCTCCTCAACGAGCCTTTCCGTAATAGAGCACCTGGTACTGCCTCTGCAGCTGGAACGCAAACGCCCAACACCGCAGGCACTCCAACTGCTGTGGCACCCCCGCAGGCTGCCAATTTGCAGGCGGCCACCGATGCCAGCCGCAGTGCAGCGGCCATGGCGGAGATCGCCAGTCGAGCTGCTGGAGCCGCTGCGGAAATGGCGGCTGGAGCTGCGAGTGcggctgccgccgctgctcgCGATTTGTCCAGCGATCAAGTGGAGGATCCCGTCGACGAACCTATGGTGGCGCCAAATGCTGCAGGTGCCGCAACACCtgcacaacagcagcagcgtcTAGAAATGG ATCACGATCAAGATCAAGATCAAAGCGAAACTCCCGAACGAGAAAACCGACCAGTGCCTAGGCTGCGTGTCTATGTGCCAGTGACCCTGCCACCGCGCA ATAcccaaatggaaatggctcGCATTATTCAGGCAATGGTCAATGGTCAGCGGCCGAACGATGTTCATGTGGAATTCAATGCCCCCAACGTCATGTCGATTAACCTGCCGGTGCATGTGATGACGACAGTGCGACAGGCTCCGGCACCTGGATCAAACGAAACAGCAGAACCTTCTGCGTCCGAATCCTCCCCTGAAAGTACGCCTGCAACGGCCACTGCAGAGTCTCCAAATGCAGCTTCAACATCAAGTGGAACACGCAGTGGCGATCAGAGGGCCAATACCTTGCCCACCACGTCCACGCAAACGCGTTCGACATCTAGGCCACAGATTCAGAttggcggcaacaacaactgggGCGGACGCATTGCTCCCACACACACGGCATTCGACCGCTTCCTGCCTTGCAACAGTCATCACATTCGGGAACCCGAGCAGCTGCTCCAAAACAACAATACCAATCGCAGCACCTCTACAGCACCAGCAGGAGGAGCCACCGTTCTGTCGCCGACAGCCGCTGCCGTAACTCGTCCTG TCACCACTGGTCGCATCCAGCGCGGCAGTAACACGTTCCGCCCAATGTGGTCGTCGCGTCGCCAGCGACCAGCCAGCGAGCAACTAAACAGCCTGCGACCGGCAGCCTGGGCGCAGGCGCAGACCCAAACCACTCATGTTCAAGCTGCCCACGTTGGTGCTGGCAGCACCAATGGGGCCGGAGTCGGAGCCGGGGCCGGAGCCGGAAGAGTGCGGCCCACGGGAGGATCGCCCATCAATCGCGATCGGCTGGCGGCTCGAACGGCCCACGTTGGCGGTGGCAGCACCAACGGAGGCTTGCCCTCTGGCCGGCGGGGGCGACTACAGGCCGCCACCAGTCGCCTGTCACGACAATTTCCCACCCTACTCGCTAATTTTTTGCTTAATAATCTGAGAAATAATGCGCCAACAGCTTCGGTAGGCAGCGCAGTCGCCGCCGAGGGAGGTTCGGCcgcctcatcatcatcaggagCAGCTGCCCCAATTGCTGCTACCACACCAGCTGGCCCACCGCAAACTGTTGTGCCGACATCCACACCCACTCCTGCCGGCGGAGATTCGAACAACCTGCGTTCGCAGCTGCGCAGCTTCCTCAACGACAGCCTCTTTGTCGGCGTGCCCATCAACGAGCAGACCATCCCAGGGGCCATTGGTCGCGCACTTGACTGGTTCGCAGAGAGCCTGGTTTACCTGCCGCAGTACGAGCGGCCGGAATACAACTCCCGCGACTCGGTGTGCAACATCCTGCGTGTCAGCCTGCGTCTGATTATCGAGCTTTGTAATGGAGCTCCGGGCGGCGGTGATGGTGCTCAGTTCGAGCAAAGTCTCAAACAGCTCTGTGACCAGTTCCGCAAGCGCCTCTACAGCGTTCTCTTCTTGTGTCTTGGAAGCGCGAACGCGGAGCTCTACTGGCGCCAGCTAATGCGCCTGCTTTGCACACCAATGCGATCCA ACTTCCGCAACGAAGCACTGCAGTTCTTGTGCATCTACATAGACCCCACGATTCCTGCCCAGACTGACACAGCAGATGCCCAACAGTTCCTGGTCCTGCGCAGCGTTCAAGCAACTCCTCCAACCGCTGCCGACGAA cagcagccgcaagAGCAATCTCTGGATACGGATGTTGAGATGGCTGAAGTggccgccagcagcagcagcagcagcagttcaCCGGCAGCCGACCTACCCGTAGTGATTGTGGGCTCAGAGCCCTGGCACATGAGTTTCCCCAATGACTGGTTGCCAGTGATAACGCGCGACCTACAGACCCAGTCAGAG CAGAGTCGTCCTCAGCCGCCGTTCTCGGATGCCTACATCTCGGGCATGTCCGCCAAGCGGCGGAAGATAATTCAGTCGGAAAAGCCGACGGCCAGCGTGGAGTGTCTCATTGCGAACGGAGTGCAGAGGGCTATCCAAAGCGCCGGTTTGGGTGGAACCAGTGGTAGCGCCTCAAGTTCGTCGATCAGTATGGATACCGTAATCGGTTCCATTGCTCACGACTCCACCGTTCAGGCTGCCTACACTGATGCGGTGCGGAATAGTTTAAAAGAGCGTATCAAGCAGGATGCGGATTTCAAGTCCAGCAAGTATCCACAGATCGCCAAGTTCGCCGAGCAAAAGTAG